In the genome of Gemmatimonadota bacterium, one region contains:
- a CDS encoding M1 family metallopeptidase, producing MLQPRSAAAVVVLFSALAAGAQQPTPQQTEAVRRGAGDTSIFAPLDLYPSPNVYRTGDGRPGAHYWQQRADYDLHATLDTANKSLSASMTMRYTNNSPDTLRFIWVQTEQNAFRPGSLNTLVFAPDSRFGSRSFVGGDVIDHFNQVVNGRATPLKLRDNGTVTKVDLAQPLAPGKTATFDAAWHFLIPEHGADRMGRDGSLFELAQWYPRVNVYDDVRGWNTEPYLGQGEFYLEYGDFNLSVTVPSGYIVAATGTLANPHEVLTPTEISRLAKAAKSETPVPIITASDLTSGAARPRTTGTMTWHFKAHNVRDVAWAASPEYQWDASSWKGILAQAYYRPSAAINWDDAADQARMSIQEYSERWFMYPYPQITAVEGPISGMEYPMLAMETKSRDKPDLYNVVTHEIGHNWFPMIVGSNERVQFWQDEGFNTFINTFSEARRYPQNGDQMQRAAEERAQVEQTQKLNIDVPIITNPDRIDPRKLGFTEYVKTSVGLQLLRQEIMGPAAFDDAFKEYTRRWAFKHPTPTDFFRTMESVGGQRLDWFWREWFFEDPHFDQAIESVQTADSSGVQHVTVVYGNRARGVLPIRAHFTFSDGTTQDFEYPALVWSTNSVRYVREYDFSGKTVKRIDLDPDRRLVDVDRTNNSWMAQ from the coding sequence ATGCTTCAGCCAAGATCGGCCGCCGCGGTGGTCGTTCTCTTCAGCGCGCTCGCGGCAGGTGCGCAGCAGCCGACTCCACAGCAGACAGAAGCGGTCCGCAGAGGAGCTGGCGACACGTCGATCTTCGCACCGCTCGATCTGTATCCGTCGCCGAACGTGTACAGGACCGGTGACGGACGGCCCGGCGCTCATTACTGGCAGCAGCGCGCGGATTACGATCTGCACGCGACGCTGGATACGGCGAACAAGTCGCTCAGCGCGTCGATGACGATGCGATACACGAACAACTCGCCGGATACGCTGCGATTCATCTGGGTTCAGACGGAGCAGAACGCATTCCGGCCCGGTTCGCTCAACACGCTCGTGTTCGCACCGGACAGTCGCTTCGGATCGCGCAGCTTTGTGGGTGGCGACGTGATCGATCACTTCAATCAAGTCGTCAACGGACGCGCGACTCCGCTCAAGTTGCGCGACAACGGAACGGTGACCAAGGTCGATCTGGCGCAGCCACTGGCGCCTGGCAAGACGGCGACGTTCGACGCGGCATGGCACTTTCTGATTCCGGAGCATGGAGCCGATCGCATGGGTCGCGACGGTTCGCTGTTCGAGCTCGCCCAGTGGTACCCGCGTGTGAACGTGTATGACGACGTGCGCGGTTGGAACACTGAGCCGTATCTCGGACAGGGCGAGTTCTATCTCGAGTACGGTGATTTCAATCTGAGCGTCACGGTTCCATCGGGCTACATCGTGGCCGCGACGGGCACGCTCGCGAATCCGCACGAGGTGCTGACGCCGACGGAGATCAGTCGTCTCGCCAAGGCGGCCAAATCCGAGACACCAGTACCGATCATCACGGCATCGGACCTCACCAGCGGAGCGGCGCGGCCCCGCACTACCGGCACGATGACGTGGCACTTCAAGGCACACAACGTGCGCGACGTGGCGTGGGCGGCCTCGCCCGAATACCAGTGGGATGCATCGAGCTGGAAGGGAATTCTGGCGCAGGCTTACTATCGGCCGAGTGCGGCAATCAACTGGGACGACGCTGCGGATCAGGCGCGCATGTCGATTCAGGAGTATTCGGAGCGCTGGTTCATGTATCCCTATCCTCAGATCACCGCAGTCGAGGGTCCGATCAGCGGCATGGAGTACCCGATGCTCGCGATGGAGACCAAGAGTCGCGACAAGCCGGATCTGTACAACGTCGTGACGCACGAGATCGGACACAACTGGTTCCCGATGATCGTCGGCTCCAACGAGCGAGTGCAGTTCTGGCAGGACGAGGGTTTCAACACGTTCATCAACACCTTCAGCGAAGCGCGTCGTTATCCGCAGAACGGCGATCAGATGCAGCGCGCAGCCGAGGAGCGCGCACAGGTCGAGCAGACGCAGAAATTGAACATCGACGTTCCCATCATCACGAATCCGGATCGCATCGACCCGCGCAAGCTTGGCTTCACGGAGTACGTCAAGACGTCTGTCGGCCTTCAGCTTCTGCGCCAGGAGATCATGGGGCCCGCAGCGTTCGACGACGCGTTCAAGGAATACACGCGCCGCTGGGCGTTCAAGCATCCAACGCCGACTGATTTCTTCCGCACGATGGAATCGGTTGGCGGGCAGCGACTGGACTGGTTCTGGCGCGAGTGGTTCTTTGAAGATCCACATTTCGATCAGGCCATCGAGTCTGTACAGACGGCCGATTCGAGCGGGGTTCAGCACGTCACGGTCGTTTATGGCAACCGTGCACGCGGTGTGCTACCGATACGCGCGCACTTCACCTTCAGCGACGGCACGACGCAGGACTTCGAGTATCCGGCGTTGGTCTGGAGCACCAACAGTGTTCGCTACGTCCGCGAATATGACTTCAGCGGCAAGACCGTCAAGCGGATCGATCTCGATCCCGACCGGCGTCTCGTGGATGTCGATCGGACTAACAACAGCTGGATGGCGCAGTGA
- a CDS encoding ABC transporter substrate-binding protein encodes MSLMFRKNAGRSLRSAALAVLVIGVAACTPDAKVAKASGAGGTLVVATAGDADNLFPPLTMTSQGRQVVDQIFDYLADIGPELNTIGDGGFTPRLAESWKWAPDSSWIAFHINPRARWHDGQPVRAGDVRFTFKLLTDSTLASPIAATLRGIDSVSVRDSLTAVVWYARRTPEQFFNFVYNVAILPEHLLHDVPVKSLASSQFARHPVGSGRFRFARWDGGSRIEIVSDSNNYRGRARLDRVVWLVSPDMQAATTRLLAGEADFLEVVRGPAVDQVVASPRVRLLTSPSLDYGFLAFNVRRAPFNDREVRRALSMAVDRSAMARNVFDTLALPGLGPVTRALPVSRSVVALPYDSAAAVKILAAHGPISFRLLVPTSSAVRVKYATLLQEQYRRFGVKVTIEPLEVNAFVQRLTRGDFDAVLNAWHSDPSPAAVVQAWGTAGAPPEGANFVGYTSRSFDALVDSGARSFDPARARAYYARAYQEIDGDAPAVWLYEARNASGVSRRVHVAGARADAWWSDLPDWTVDQH; translated from the coding sequence ATGTCGCTCATGTTTCGGAAGAACGCTGGTAGGTCGCTGCGATCGGCGGCACTCGCCGTCCTGGTCATCGGCGTCGCTGCGTGCACGCCGGATGCGAAGGTCGCGAAAGCGAGCGGTGCGGGAGGGACACTCGTTGTCGCCACCGCGGGTGACGCCGACAACCTGTTTCCGCCGCTCACAATGACGAGCCAGGGGCGCCAGGTGGTGGATCAGATATTCGATTATCTGGCCGACATCGGGCCTGAGTTGAACACGATTGGCGATGGAGGCTTCACGCCCAGGCTCGCCGAGTCCTGGAAGTGGGCGCCCGACTCGTCGTGGATAGCGTTTCATATCAATCCCCGTGCACGGTGGCACGACGGGCAGCCGGTTCGCGCCGGCGACGTCCGGTTCACGTTCAAATTGCTGACGGACTCGACCCTGGCATCGCCGATAGCAGCGACGTTGCGCGGGATCGATTCCGTAAGCGTGCGCGATTCACTTACCGCGGTCGTGTGGTACGCGAGACGGACGCCGGAGCAGTTCTTCAATTTCGTGTACAATGTGGCGATTCTGCCCGAGCATCTTCTGCATGATGTTCCGGTGAAGTCGCTCGCGTCGTCACAGTTTGCGCGGCATCCGGTGGGCAGTGGCCGCTTCAGGTTTGCCAGATGGGACGGCGGATCGCGCATCGAGATCGTGAGCGACAGCAATAATTATCGCGGACGCGCGCGGCTCGATCGCGTTGTGTGGTTGGTGTCACCGGACATGCAGGCAGCGACGACGCGGTTGCTGGCAGGCGAGGCGGACTTCCTGGAGGTCGTGCGTGGACCCGCCGTGGATCAGGTTGTCGCATCGCCGCGTGTGCGGCTGTTGACGTCGCCAAGTCTCGATTATGGTTTTCTGGCTTTCAACGTTCGGCGTGCGCCATTCAACGACAGGGAAGTACGACGTGCGTTGAGCATGGCTGTGGATCGGTCGGCGATGGCCCGGAACGTGTTCGACACGCTGGCGCTTCCGGGGCTCGGGCCTGTGACGCGTGCGTTGCCGGTCAGCAGGAGCGTTGTCGCACTTCCATACGATTCCGCGGCGGCGGTGAAGATACTTGCTGCGCACGGTCCGATCTCATTCAGGTTGCTCGTTCCCACGTCGAGCGCCGTGCGCGTCAAGTACGCGACGCTGCTCCAGGAGCAGTACCGTCGCTTCGGGGTGAAGGTGACCATCGAGCCGCTCGAGGTCAACGCATTCGTTCAGCGACTCACCAGAGGCGACTTCGACGCGGTGCTCAATGCATGGCATTCCGACCCCAGCCCTGCGGCCGTCGTTCAGGCATGGGGGACGGCTGGTGCACCGCCTGAAGGCGCCAATTTCGTCGGTTACACGAGTCGGAGCTTCGATGCGCTGGTGGATAGCGGAGCCCGCTCGTTCGATCCGGCGCGCGCGCGTGCCTATTATGCGCGGGCCTATCAGGAGATCGATGGCGACGCTCCCGCGGTGTGGTTGTACGAGGCCCGGAACGCGAGTGGGGTGAGTCGTCGAGTGCACGTAGCCGGCGCCCGTGCTGACGCGTGGTGGTCCGATCTTCCGGACTGGACAGTCGACCAGCACTGA
- a CDS encoding alpha/beta hydrolase: MNSSEPPAFEHRYIAGEGNLAGLTLLLLHGTGGDGDSLLQLGYTLAPGATLLSPTGKVLENGARRFFRRLAEGVFDQEDLALRTQELGEFIRDAARAYNLDRHRIVAVGYSNGANIASSLMLRQPDALAGAVLLRPMVPFTPETRVVLSGVPVLICAGEMDPLLPFGDTERLAEIFRSADADVTVHVEHAGHELAMGDVIAARDWIAQNYDAQGARSS; encoded by the coding sequence GTGAATTCGTCCGAACCTCCGGCATTCGAGCATCGGTACATCGCCGGCGAGGGCAACCTCGCCGGCCTCACCTTGTTGCTGTTGCACGGTACCGGGGGTGACGGCGATTCACTGCTTCAGCTGGGGTACACACTGGCGCCAGGGGCCACGCTTCTGAGTCCGACAGGGAAGGTGCTGGAGAACGGTGCGCGGCGCTTCTTTCGACGATTGGCGGAAGGCGTCTTCGACCAGGAGGACCTGGCGTTGCGTACGCAGGAGCTGGGCGAGTTCATTCGCGACGCTGCACGCGCGTACAATCTCGATCGGCATCGAATCGTGGCTGTCGGTTACTCCAATGGAGCGAACATCGCGAGCAGTCTCATGCTGCGCCAGCCCGATGCACTCGCAGGCGCCGTGCTGCTCCGGCCGATGGTACCGTTCACGCCGGAGACGCGCGTGGTGTTGAGCGGAGTTCCGGTTCTGATCTGCGCGGGAGAGATGGATCCACTGCTGCCGTTCGGCGATACGGAACGTCTTGCGGAAATCTTCCGATCGGCCGACGCGGATGTGACTGTGCACGTCGAGCACGCCGGTCACGAGCTTGCAATGGGCGACGTGATCGCAGCGCGCGACTGGATTGCGCAGAACTACGACGCCCAGGGTGCCCGATCGTCCTAG